One Planctomycetota bacterium DNA window includes the following coding sequences:
- a CDS encoding VWA domain-containing protein — MAAFRYEKWDEEFLRRLKEWASLHALFRHLLLQTNGDVEQALRAMRRLQDMGYLDASVDLDAFRASLERDRIIDASRGFPVLTPKGEGMIRREALNEVFRSLRRGGFGEHRTPHAGEGGERLPETRPYRFGEDLRLLDLGRTFRNTLLRTGPDLRLGEQDFEVYETEHLTSCATVLLVDISHSMVLYGEDRITPAKKVALALAELIRTRYPKDSLDVVLFGDDATPVPVERLPYVGAGPYHTNTRAALQRARSILAGRRNPNRQIFMVTDGKPSAIWEEGRLYKNPFGLDPKIVARTLEEAAACRRHGIVITTFMLTDEPALVDFVNKLTRVNRGRAYFSTPDRLGDSVFVDYLRNRKKKLGH, encoded by the coding sequence ATGGCCGCCTTCCGCTACGAGAAGTGGGACGAGGAGTTCCTTCGCCGCCTGAAGGAATGGGCGTCCCTTCACGCGCTCTTTCGCCACCTGCTTCTTCAGACCAACGGAGACGTCGAACAGGCCCTTCGGGCGATGCGCCGTCTTCAGGACATGGGATACCTGGACGCCTCGGTGGATCTCGACGCCTTCCGCGCCTCCCTGGAACGGGACCGCATCATCGACGCCTCGCGGGGGTTTCCCGTCCTCACCCCCAAGGGGGAGGGAATGATCCGGCGCGAAGCGCTCAACGAGGTCTTTCGGAGCCTCCGGCGCGGCGGCTTCGGGGAGCACCGCACCCCGCACGCCGGGGAAGGGGGGGAGCGCCTCCCCGAAACGCGCCCCTACCGCTTCGGCGAGGACCTGCGGCTCCTGGACCTGGGTCGTACCTTCCGCAATACGCTCCTGCGCACGGGGCCGGACCTGCGGCTGGGCGAGCAGGACTTCGAAGTCTACGAAACCGAGCATCTGACGAGCTGCGCCACCGTCCTGCTCGTGGACATTTCCCATTCGATGGTGCTCTACGGCGAGGACCGGATCACCCCCGCCAAGAAGGTGGCGCTGGCCCTCGCGGAGCTCATCCGCACGCGCTATCCCAAGGATTCGCTCGACGTCGTCCTCTTCGGCGATGACGCGACGCCCGTGCCGGTCGAGCGACTGCCCTATGTGGGGGCGGGGCCGTACCACACCAACACGCGGGCGGCCCTTCAGCGGGCCCGGAGCATCCTGGCGGGGCGCCGGAATCCGAACCGTCAGATCTTCATGGTCACGGACGGAAAACCCTCGGCGATCTGGGAGGAAGGGCGCCTGTACAAGAATCCCTTCGGGCTGGATCCCAAGATCGTGGCCCGCACGCTCGAGGAGGCGGCCGCGTGCCGCCGCCACGGGATCGTCATCACGACCTTTATGTTGACAGACGAGCCCGCGCTCGTAGACTTTGTCAACAAGCTGACTCGCGTGAATCGCGGGCGGGCCTACTTCTCGACGCCCGACCGTCTGGGCGACAGCGTCTTCGTGGACTATCTCCGAAACA
- a CDS encoding lysophospholipid acyltransferase family protein — protein MASPGSEFLLSAVPALLPAALRGLLATCSVRVLNRRVREEYVEAGRPFVGVVWHKDFLFVLDYFRRRGLVVMVSRSRDGELVARALHRLGYATVRGSSSAGGREALAELKARLLEGRGSAIVADGPRGPARRAKMGCVIAARDTGVPILTAVCAASPCVRLRNWDRTEIPLPGARIVLAFGEPILVPRGASSDECERVRELVDRRMAELEASCRRALERG, from the coding sequence GTGGCCTCCCCGGGTTCCGAGTTTCTTCTGAGCGCGGTCCCCGCGCTCCTTCCGGCGGCGCTCCGCGGCCTCCTGGCCACCTGTTCCGTGCGCGTCCTCAACCGCCGCGTGCGGGAGGAGTACGTGGAGGCGGGACGTCCGTTCGTGGGGGTGGTCTGGCACAAGGATTTCCTCTTCGTTCTGGACTACTTCCGCCGCCGGGGCCTTGTGGTCATGGTGAGCCGCAGCCGGGACGGCGAGCTCGTGGCGCGGGCGCTGCACCGCCTGGGATACGCCACCGTGCGGGGATCCTCGAGCGCCGGCGGGCGGGAAGCGCTGGCGGAGCTCAAGGCACGCCTGCTCGAAGGTCGCGGGTCGGCGATCGTGGCCGACGGTCCCCGCGGGCCGGCGCGAAGAGCCAAGATGGGCTGCGTGATCGCCGCCCGGGACACGGGCGTGCCGATCCTGACGGCCGTATGCGCCGCCTCGCCCTGCGTGCGCCTTCGCAACTGGGACCGCACGGAGATCCCGCTGCCGGGGGCGCGGATTGTCCTGGCGTTCGGGGAGCCGATCCTGGTGCCGCGCGGAGCGTCCTCCGACGAGTGCGAGCGCGTGCGTGAGCTCGTCGATCGCCGGATGGCGGAGCTGGAAGCTAGCTGCCGCCGCGCGCTGGAACGCGGGTAA
- a CDS encoding serine/threonine-protein kinase — protein MRVDAQDPRIGQTLGSCHLLRRLGAGGMGTVYLARHEGLRKFVAVKILSEHLAGDRAFVARFLREARLAARLEHPNAVAVYDVGKAEGLYYITMQYVEGRSLEAVLKERGRLSVPEALDVARGVLRALDAAHRLGIVHRDIKPGNILLGNDGSVKVADFGLARECGGRDSVSKSGEVIGTPYYMSPEQAQGEPLDARSDLYSLGATLYHMVTGRRMFEGTTPISIVLKHVYEEPAPPDRLDPELPRAVCNLIERALRKNPEDRPASAEEFLRLLEEAAASRGAWGGIPRRAAAAALLGVGVAIGAVLAAPALRPDAPPLVGPAAASSVQAPPAPDPAAGLRARAEELLRALARGDARAAAGLLDRLAFGDPPDPAAAGLPARIDLVGGWTLLDVRVEPRPGGRAAGACRVRTRSGERILFWTERRDGLWYLTRVPARGGS, from the coding sequence ATGAGGGTGGACGCGCAAGACCCCCGGATCGGACAGACGCTGGGCTCATGTCACCTCCTGCGGCGGCTGGGTGCGGGGGGCATGGGAACTGTCTATCTCGCCCGGCACGAGGGGCTCCGCAAGTTCGTGGCCGTCAAGATCCTCTCCGAACATCTGGCCGGCGACCGCGCGTTCGTGGCGCGCTTCCTGCGGGAAGCGCGCCTGGCGGCCCGGCTGGAACATCCCAACGCCGTCGCCGTGTACGACGTGGGAAAGGCCGAGGGGCTCTATTACATCACGATGCAGTACGTCGAGGGCCGCAGCCTCGAGGCGGTCCTCAAGGAGCGCGGCCGACTTTCCGTCCCCGAGGCGCTCGACGTCGCCCGCGGCGTTCTCCGCGCGCTCGACGCGGCTCACCGCCTGGGAATCGTTCACCGCGACATCAAGCCCGGCAACATCCTCCTCGGCAACGACGGGTCCGTGAAGGTCGCGGATTTCGGACTCGCCCGGGAGTGCGGCGGACGCGACTCCGTATCGAAATCGGGGGAGGTCATCGGCACGCCCTACTACATGTCTCCGGAGCAGGCTCAAGGGGAACCTCTGGACGCCCGCAGCGATCTCTACTCGCTGGGCGCGACCCTCTATCACATGGTGACCGGGCGACGGATGTTCGAGGGAACCACCCCCATCTCGATCGTGCTCAAGCACGTCTACGAGGAACCCGCGCCGCCCGACCGGCTGGACCCCGAGCTTCCCCGGGCGGTGTGCAACCTCATCGAGCGCGCGCTGCGCAAGAATCCCGAGGACCGTCCCGCCTCCGCCGAGGAGTTCCTGCGGCTTCTGGAGGAGGCCGCCGCGAGCCGGGGCGCGTGGGGCGGGATTCCCCGCCGCGCGGCCGCCGCGGCGCTCCTGGGCGTGGGCGTTGCGATCGGCGCCGTTCTGGCCGCGCCGGCCCTCCGGCCCGACGCGCCGCCCCTCGTGGGTCCGGCGGCCGCGTCTTCGGTCCAGGCGCCTCCCGCTCCGGATCCCGCCGCCGGGCTTCGCGCCCGTGCGGAGGAGCTTCTGAGGGCGCTGGCGCGCGGGGATGCACGCGCGGCGGCCGGCCTGCTCGACCGGCTCGCCTTCGGGGATCCGCCCGATCCGGCGGCCGCCGGGCTGCCCGCGCGGATCGATCTCGTCGGGGGATGGACACTCCTCGACGTCCGGGTCGAGCCCCGTCCCGGCGGGCGGGCCGCGGGCGCGTGCCGGGTCCGAACGCGCTCGGGCGAACGGATCCTGTTCTGGACGGAGCGCCGCGACGGTCTCTGGTACCTTACCCGCGTTCCAGCGCGCGGCGGCAGCTAG